A stretch of the Nicotiana tabacum cultivar K326 chromosome 6, ASM71507v2, whole genome shotgun sequence genome encodes the following:
- the LOC107818521 gene encoding uncharacterized protein LOC107818521, which produces MSPPSDVTETPTPTHGSSSTTTGNGNTIDSTHPFFLHASDAPGMILVNTPFDGRGYAGWSRSILISLLAKNELGFIDGSCPMPTPTDPTFKPGSDVTIWFGQPNGAKLHHLQKELADLVQGSTDIASYFTKMKLLWDELDTLNTDMYCSCNCECGSKKKMQQFKEDERIIQFLMGLNETYEHARSNILMIKPLPSVNQAYSLLMQDENQREIHVNPHFPTDGSSFLVRNQAPQNHQTSNGPQFYTQQKTGNNSYKGKSEYKGKKNAQMYSYCKMTNQTIENCYRLIGFPADFKFTKGKKMQHTAKGNSAAAIEDT; this is translated from the exons ATGTCTCCTCCTTCTGATGTTACTGAAACTCCCACTCCCACCCACGGTTCTTCATCCACAACAACAGGAAATGGAAATACCATTGATTCCACACATCCTTTCTTTCTTCATGCATCTGATGCACCAGGGATGATACTTGTCAACACACCATTTGATGGTCGAGGTTATGCTGGATGGAGCAGATCTATCTTGATTTCACTTTTAGCCAAGAACGAGTTGGGTTTCATTGATGGATCTTGCCCTATGCCAACCCCAACAGATCCTACTTTCAAACCTGGATCAGATGTAACCATATG GTTTGGACAACCAAATGGAGCCAAATTACATCACCTGCAAAAGGAGCTAGCTGATTTAGTTCAAGGTTCAACAGATATTGCTAGTTATTTTACCAAAATGAAACTATTATGGGATGAGTTAGACACTCTCAACACTGACATGTACTGTTCTTGCAACTGTGAATGTGGTAGTAAGAAGAAAATGCAACAATTTAAGGAAGATGAAAGGATCATTCAATTCCTCATGGGATTGAATGAGACCTATGAACATGCTAGAAGCAACATTCTCATGATCAAACCATTACCCTCAGTCAATCAAGCATATTCCCTTCTCATGCAAGATGAGAATCAGAGGGAAATTCATGTCAATCCTCATTTCCCAACAGATGGTTCTTCATTCCTAGTGAGAAATCAAGCTCCTCAGAACCATCAGACCTCTAATGGTCCTCAATTCTACACTCAACAGAAGACTGGAAACAATTCCTACAAAGGGAAATCTGAATATAAAGGGAAAAAGAATGCACAGATGTATTCTTATTGCAAGATGACTAATCAAACAATTGAAAACTGCTATAGACTTATAGGTTTTCCTGCTGATTTCAAATTCACTaaaggcaagaagatgcaacataCTGCAAAAGGAAATTCAGCTGCTGCCATAGAGGATACATGA